A portion of the Paenibacillus marchantiae genome contains these proteins:
- the gndA gene encoding NADP-dependent phosphogluconate dehydrogenase, with amino-acid sequence MSKQQIGVIGLAVMGKNLALNIESKGFSVSVFNRSPEKTNDLLKEAEGKNLTGAFTIEEFVASLESPRKILIMVQAGKATDATIEQLLPHLDEGDIIIDGGNAYFPDTQRRSKDLEAKGFRFIGAGVSGGEEGALKGPAIMPGGQESAYALVEPILTAISAKVGDDACSTYIGPDGAGHYVKMVHNGIEYGDMQLIGEAYHLLKSVLNVSVEELHAIFSEWNQGELDSYLIEITADIFSKYDPETGKPMVDVILDAAGQKGTGKWTSQSALDLGVPLSMITESVFSRFLSAMKDERVAASKILNGPATEAFSGDKKAFIENVRKALFASKIVSYAQGFAQMRAASDEYGWDLKYGNIAMIFRGGCIIRSQFLQNIKEAYDKDAELKNLLLDPYFQNIVESYQGAWREVVAAAVTQGIPVPGFSSALSYYDSYRTERLPANLLQAQRDYFGAHTFKRVDKEGSFHFQWMDTNE; translated from the coding sequence ATGAGTAAACAACAGATCGGTGTCATCGGACTTGCAGTAATGGGTAAAAACCTTGCCCTTAATATTGAAAGCAAAGGATTCTCGGTATCGGTATTTAACCGTTCCCCGGAGAAAACGAACGATCTTCTCAAAGAAGCCGAAGGTAAAAACCTGACAGGCGCATTTACGATTGAAGAGTTCGTAGCTTCCCTGGAATCTCCGCGCAAAATCCTGATCATGGTTCAAGCGGGTAAAGCAACGGACGCAACCATTGAACAACTGCTGCCACACTTGGACGAAGGCGACATCATCATTGATGGCGGTAACGCATACTTCCCTGACACCCAACGCCGCAGCAAAGATCTGGAAGCCAAAGGCTTCCGCTTCATCGGTGCAGGTGTATCCGGTGGGGAAGAAGGCGCTCTGAAAGGTCCGGCAATCATGCCAGGCGGACAAGAAAGTGCGTATGCGCTCGTTGAACCCATTCTGACAGCCATTTCCGCTAAAGTAGGCGACGATGCTTGCAGCACATATATCGGACCAGATGGTGCCGGACACTATGTGAAAATGGTGCACAATGGTATCGAATACGGTGATATGCAGTTGATCGGAGAAGCGTATCATTTGCTCAAATCCGTGCTGAATGTTTCCGTTGAAGAATTGCATGCAATCTTCTCTGAATGGAACCAAGGCGAGCTGGATAGCTACCTGATTGAAATCACGGCAGACATCTTCTCCAAATACGATCCGGAAACCGGCAAACCAATGGTTGATGTCATTCTGGATGCAGCTGGACAAAAAGGAACAGGCAAATGGACGAGCCAAAGCGCGCTGGATCTCGGCGTACCATTGTCCATGATTACGGAATCCGTATTCTCCCGTTTCCTGTCTGCAATGAAAGACGAACGCGTAGCAGCAAGCAAAATTTTGAACGGACCAGCAACTGAAGCATTCTCTGGCGACAAAAAAGCGTTCATCGAAAATGTGCGCAAAGCGCTGTTTGCAAGTAAAATCGTATCTTACGCACAAGGTTTTGCTCAAATGCGTGCAGCTTCAGACGAATATGGCTGGGATCTGAAATACGGCAACATCGCCATGATCTTCCGCGGTGGCTGTATCATCCGTTCACAGTTCCTGCAAAACATCAAAGAAGCATATGACAAGGATGCAGAATTGAAAAACCTGCTTCTGGACCCATACTTCCAAAACATTGTTGAATCCTACCAAGGTGCATGGCGTGAAGTCGTGGCAGCTGCGGTAACTCAAGGAATTCCAGTTCCTGGATTCTCCAGCGCGTTGTCTTACTATGACAGCTACCGCACTGAACGTTTGCCTGCGAACCTGTTGCAAGCACAACGTGACTACTTTGGCGCTCACACATTCAAACGTGTGGACAAAGAAGGTTCATTCCACTTCCAATGGATGGACACCAACGAGTAA
- the fsa gene encoding fructose-6-phosphate aldolase — translation MKFFIDTANLVDIKKAYKIGVLSGVTTNPSLVAKEGVKFEDRIEEILREVPEVESVSAEVTPDAITAEEMIAQADELIKINNNDKNITIKLPMTLAGLEACRYLTKKGVKTNVTLIFTVNQALLAARAGATYVSPFLGRLDDISEDGVQLVAKVAELFRTHNLDAQIIAASVRHPDHVTRVAMAGAHIATVPFSVIEQISKHPLTDQGMEKFAADWKKTVQ, via the coding sequence ATGAAATTTTTCATCGATACAGCAAACTTGGTAGACATCAAAAAAGCATACAAAATCGGCGTCCTGTCTGGTGTAACAACGAATCCTTCTCTGGTAGCCAAAGAAGGCGTGAAATTCGAAGACCGTATTGAAGAGATTTTGCGTGAAGTACCTGAAGTTGAATCCGTATCTGCGGAAGTAACACCAGATGCGATCACAGCTGAAGAGATGATTGCTCAAGCAGACGAACTGATCAAAATCAATAACAACGACAAAAACATCACAATCAAGCTGCCAATGACACTTGCAGGACTGGAAGCTTGCCGATACCTGACTAAAAAAGGTGTGAAAACCAACGTAACGTTGATCTTCACAGTGAACCAGGCGCTGCTAGCTGCTCGTGCTGGTGCAACATATGTATCCCCGTTCCTGGGACGTCTTGATGACATCTCCGAAGATGGTGTGCAATTGGTTGCCAAAGTTGCTGAGCTGTTCCGTACACATAACCTGGATGCACAGATTATTGCGGCTTCTGTAAGACATCCGGACCACGTTACACGTGTAGCAATGGCAGGAGCACATATTGCTACTGTTCCATTCTCCGTCATTGAACAAATCTCCAAACACCCGCTGACAGATCAAGGCATGGAGAAATTCGCAGCAGACTGGAAAAAAACAGTTCAGTAA
- the zwf gene encoding glucose-6-phosphate dehydrogenase encodes MEPTSIILFGATGDLAKRKIYPALYNLYIEQKLPESFSLIGLGRREWSDEFFQAQVEKSLNEFSRRPADPEVVKSFVQAFRYSVLNISHKEDYIELLNLVEQREAELGIPSNRLFYLSVGPEFFEPIAENIQGSGLGSTEGWKRLVIEKPFGHDLQSARDLNRKLSEAFTEEEIYRIDHYLGKPMVQRLETLHQSNPIMKALWNNRYISNVQITANETVGVEERASYYDHVGAVRDMFQNHMLQLLMMMAIQLPYNSTTEKVGLKKKHIMESIQPLQKQNVGASVIRGQYAAGNIQGKSVSGYAAEPGVAENTMNDTFIAAKLQIDDFFWRGVPFYIRTGKRMKEKSTRIVIEFKEPSGQANVVNGSKPNLLVIEMSPDQSMTLQLNASDPQNKGEFKPVHIDLSPDREDLAEAYENLIHDALHGDPTFFAHWDEVELSWAWVQPILDAFQENLLPLHLYPAGSYGPAESDEMLAAEGHHWWFDQPADQQAEVDIEVPLAVNANL; translated from the coding sequence ATGGAACCAACGAGCATTATTTTATTTGGTGCGACTGGCGATTTAGCCAAAAGAAAAATATATCCAGCCTTATATAATTTATACATTGAGCAGAAACTTCCGGAATCCTTCTCGCTGATTGGCTTAGGACGCAGAGAATGGTCTGATGAATTCTTTCAGGCACAAGTTGAAAAATCATTAAATGAATTTTCCAGACGCCCTGCTGATCCTGAAGTTGTGAAATCATTTGTGCAGGCTTTCCGTTATAGTGTATTGAATATAAGCCATAAGGAAGATTATATAGAGCTGTTAAATTTAGTGGAACAAAGAGAGGCTGAACTTGGCATTCCATCCAATCGTCTGTTCTACCTTTCGGTTGGTCCAGAATTCTTCGAACCCATTGCAGAGAACATTCAGGGTAGTGGACTTGGATCAACTGAGGGCTGGAAACGCCTTGTGATCGAAAAGCCATTTGGACATGATCTACAATCGGCTCGTGATCTCAATCGCAAATTAAGCGAGGCGTTCACAGAAGAAGAAATTTATCGGATTGACCACTATTTGGGAAAACCGATGGTGCAGCGTCTTGAAACCTTGCATCAAAGCAATCCGATCATGAAGGCTTTGTGGAACAACCGTTATATCTCCAATGTGCAGATCACCGCTAATGAGACTGTTGGCGTGGAAGAACGGGCATCCTATTATGATCATGTAGGCGCCGTGCGTGACATGTTCCAGAATCATATGCTGCAATTGCTTATGATGATGGCGATCCAGCTTCCATATAACAGCACCACGGAAAAAGTCGGTTTGAAGAAAAAACACATTATGGAATCGATTCAGCCACTGCAAAAGCAAAACGTGGGTGCAAGTGTCATTCGCGGACAGTATGCTGCAGGAAACATTCAAGGTAAATCCGTTAGCGGTTATGCAGCTGAACCGGGTGTTGCCGAGAATACGATGAATGATACCTTTATTGCTGCCAAATTGCAGATTGATGACTTCTTCTGGCGCGGAGTACCTTTCTATATCCGTACCGGTAAACGAATGAAGGAAAAATCAACTCGCATCGTCATCGAATTCAAGGAACCATCTGGACAGGCTAACGTGGTTAACGGTTCCAAACCGAACCTGCTTGTGATTGAGATGAGTCCTGACCAGAGCATGACGCTGCAGCTGAATGCCAGCGACCCGCAAAACAAAGGGGAGTTCAAACCTGTTCATATCGATCTGTCACCAGATCGTGAGGATCTGGCCGAGGCTTATGAGAACTTGATTCATGACGCATTGCATGGTGATCCAACGTTCTTTGCCCATTGGGATGAAGTAGAACTGTCTTGGGCTTGGGTACAACCTATTCTGGATGCATTCCAGGAGAATTTGCTCCCACTTCATCTGTACCCTGCGGGAAGTTATGGACCAGCAGAGTCGGATGAGATGCTCGCTGCGGAAGGGCACCACTGGTGGTTTGACCAACCTGCCGATCAGCAGGCTGAAGTTGATATTGAAGTTCCTTTGGCTGTTAATGCAAATCTGTAA
- a CDS encoding LysR family transcriptional regulator, whose product MTTNYELYKVFYWAAKTGSLTQAAKALYITQPSVSHAIKQLEESFGLTLFYRNSKGVALTQEGVSLYSYIEQSQILISLAEEKMAALKSLDNGELRIGGSDSLFKHYMLSYLEEFHVLYPNIKLHLSHGTTPEVITFLKEGKIDLGVVRMPIVDPQLEVRESIQLKDCFVAGERYAQLKDKVMTLEMLLEHQLILFSRNSRVRMAITELFNSYGYTLKPEIEVGSVDLLIEFARRGLGISYVTREFISKELEEGSLFEIQLDVALPPSHVGIMTKRNMPISLAANRFMDLIFKAD is encoded by the coding sequence ATGACAACAAATTATGAATTATATAAGGTATTTTATTGGGCTGCCAAAACAGGAAGTTTGACCCAAGCCGCCAAAGCGCTATATATTACTCAACCAAGTGTCAGCCACGCCATCAAACAGCTGGAAGAAAGCTTTGGTCTCACGTTGTTTTACCGGAATTCCAAGGGAGTTGCGTTAACACAGGAAGGTGTGAGTTTGTATTCCTATATTGAACAATCCCAGATTCTGATCTCGCTGGCCGAGGAGAAAATGGCTGCATTGAAGAGTTTAGACAACGGAGAGCTAAGGATTGGTGGCAGTGATTCGCTGTTCAAGCATTACATGCTTTCCTATCTGGAAGAATTCCATGTGCTCTACCCTAACATCAAGCTGCATCTAAGTCATGGGACAACGCCGGAAGTCATCACGTTTTTGAAAGAAGGCAAAATTGATTTGGGTGTTGTACGGATGCCCATCGTTGATCCGCAACTTGAGGTCAGGGAAAGTATCCAGCTCAAAGACTGCTTTGTCGCGGGCGAACGTTATGCTCAACTGAAGGATAAAGTTATGACATTGGAAATGCTGCTGGAGCATCAACTGATTCTTTTCTCCAGAAACAGCCGGGTTCGAATGGCAATTACGGAGCTTTTTAACAGCTATGGCTACACGCTCAAACCTGAGATTGAGGTCGGCAGTGTGGATTTGTTAATCGAATTTGCACGTAGGGGATTGGGCATATCGTATGTCACCCGTGAATTTATTTCCAAAGAGCTGGAAGAAGGCTCTCTCTTCGAAATTCAGCTGGATGTAGCCCTGCCCCCTTCACATGTTGGCATCATGACAAAGCGTAATATGCCAATTTCACTGGCAGCCAACCGGTTTATGGATCTGATTTTCAAGGCGGATTAA